CCGCAAAGAAAGAATCAAACGGCTTCAGAGTCATTTCCCATTTTCTAAAGACAATaaagtcttaaaaaaaaaaaaaaagattaaaaatgaaaatgtaatctaCGGCAGGGATGGAATTCTTACGGGGATTTCCTTATTCACGTTGCCTCTGGATTGTGGGACGATGACCTCCTCGTCTACGCCGTTCGGGGCGCCGGGGGGTCCCGCGGACTCCGTGGCCAGCGGCGAATCGGTGGCGTCATCGCCGGACGCCATTTCGTCCTGAGAGCTGTCCAGCTCGGTCCCGAGGGCGGGGGTGGAGGCCGGGAGCAGGTCGGTCTTctcggtgggggcggggggggtttcctcctcctcctcctcctcttcttcctcttcctcttcctcaggcagGACGGGGGTCTCGGTGGAAACCTCGACGCCGGTGTCCACGGCGACGGGGGGCGCCGCGGTCGTGGGGGAACTCTGGGTGGTGAGGATGGCGGGCTGCGCGGTCTCCGCGGGGCCGGCCTCGGTCGCCTCGGGAACGGAGGTGCCCATCACGCGAGGGGGCGTGTCCGCCGCCTCGGTGGTGACGGGGGCGGCCTGGGTGGTCTCCCGCAGGGGGTCCTCGGGCAGCTCCCAGGGAAACCCGGGCGCGGCGGACTGCTCGGGCGCggcagtggtggtgggggtttcGGTCGGGGCTGCAGTGGTGGCCACCGCGGGGTCGGCGGGCGCGTGGGTGGTGTCAAAGGGGTCGACGGCCACGTCGGGGTCGACGGGTgcctgggtggtggtggtggtggcggcggtggtggtggtcgCGTCGGTGGCACCCACGTCGGTGGCACCCACGTCGACGGCGGGCACAGCGGTGGCGGGTGTGCCCTCGGTGGGGGGGGCCTCAGAGgtcattgttgttattgttgtcgTCGCCGTCGTCGTCGTCTCCCCGGCGACCTCGTCCGGAACGCCTTCGTTCTCGGTCACCACGGCGACCTGCTCGGTCTCGTTGGTCGCCGGAGCCGCGGTAGTGGAGAAGTCTGGCACGTTGggtcctgtggggggggggggattgcatATGAGACCCAGGTAAAGACACCGCCATGCCTGATAccagcacaggcacacgcacaaaTCCCACACGTGAGGTTCTGACCGACGAGCGATCGAAAAGGGCGGGGCATTCAATCAGGACCGGGACCGCTTGGGAGGGCTTCCCCGTGATTTCATCAACAGTACAGGCAGCCCGCTCCACACACGGGCTTCGCCTCTTCAAAAAACATTCATTActaattacccccccccccccaccccacgcctcCCATATCCCTGACAATAGGAGGCCAATTTAGCGGTTCACTAAGTGCATCAACAAAACCACTGTCTGCACACAACGATTAGCTTCGTGCTGGGTCTACTGGCCTTGTGCAAACGGCACAAAAGAGGCATTATGCGTAAGTGGCAACACTTGACTGGAGGATCGCTTTCCCCGCACGAAAGGGCGATTAGCTACGCAACGTCGAAagttgggagggtgggggggtgggggggggttgggggtcagGGTTGCGCAATGGACCGTTCTACCCACGCACTGATGAGACGAGGCATCCATCAACGTCAGGGGGAAGCCAGCCAAACGACACGAGTGATTTCATGGGTTAAAACTGTGAGTTGGGACGACAtgccattaataaaaaaaaataaaataaaaatatgtgactCAAACCACAAACGGAAAGCGTGGGAGGTTTTCAGTGggaatttccttttaaaaaaccaGTACCGTTAAAGGATCAAGGTGGGAATACTACGACACCGCCTCTGCAGTTTAAGGGACGATCGCCAAATCCCGCATGGCAGCTAAAGTGCTAAAGACTTGTTGTGTGGGTCTACTGAGACTGGAGCAGAGATCATCAGCTCTGTAAGACACCAGGATCTGGGGGAGGTGGAACCCTCACGGGCCAGCCAATGGAGCACAGACCAGGTCCCGGCTGatctgactgacacacacacacacggacactcacacacacacacacacacacacgcacacacacactcacacactcacacacacggacacggacacacacacgcacacacacacactcacacacacacacactcacacactctcacacacacacacacacacacacggacacacacacacacacggacacacacatggacacttacacacgcgcacacatgcgtacacatgcgtacacacgcagacacacacacacacggacacggacacactcactcactcacacacggacacacacggacacttacacactcacacacgcgcgcacacacgcggacacactcacacacgcgtacacatgcgtacacacgcagacacactcacacacacggacacggacacactcactcactcacacacggacacacacggacacttacacactcacacacacgcgcagacacgcagacacagacacacacacacacacacacacacacgcgctcagaAGGGTGGGCTCACCTTCGTCTCCGGCCCCCGATCCCGAGATCTCCAGGTCGTCTCCGGACCCATCCTGGTCCTCGGGGTACGCGGTACTGGCATCAAACTCCTCGGTCAGCCCCTTAAAACGGAAGAAACGAACGCGAAGGTTACCAATCCCCTCCGTGCACCGCggccaaacaaaacacaggcaagcaGCCGTACGGTTTCCTTAAGACATGATGGTTCATTCACTCAGAACAATGTCACTGGAAGAACAGACACAGCAATTCAGAGGAAAAGGCTAGGGGCTCTTCGTCAAGCCACAGATTTGCAAGGACATCTGACGAGGACACAAAGCTAACTTTATGTTTTCCCTCAGGACTGGCTCAGATATATCAGTCAACCAACCAAAGCCACCTCTGGAAAACGTAAGAATTACTGtcttttatttaagaaaataaatgtacgaAGCCAAAATACCAGCATGCAAATAAACCAACTTTCACCATAAAATGGCCCTTAATGGTTAGCATGCTAATTCAGGGAACACACTACACTCAAACACCTCAGCCAATCCAATTCCCCATCAGTTACTGATATACGCCTCACTTGGCCAATGGGTATGTCACAAAGCACTCTAGAAGGCTGTTCTCCCAGCCAATCAACTGCTGCTTGACACTGCAGGCCATAACGGTGTTCTTCTCAGGACCCGCGCCTCAGCTAGGTTCTGGCTAGCGTCAGGCCCTGGGACCagccaagtcagtgttctagaact
This window of the Anguilla anguilla isolate fAngAng1 chromosome 1, fAngAng1.pri, whole genome shotgun sequence genome carries:
- the LOC118213282 gene encoding syndecan-1-like, producing MRMQVTALLLVCLGAWIRTAESGLTEEFDASTAYPEDQDGSGDDLEISGSGAGDEGPNVPDFSTTAAPATNETEQVAVVTENEGVPDEVAGETTTTATTTITTMTSEAPPTEGTPATAVPAVDVGATDVGATDATTTTAATTTTTQAPVDPDVAVDPFDTTHAPADPAVATTAAPTETPTTTAAPEQSAAPGFPWELPEDPLRETTQAAPVTTEAADTPPRVMGTSVPEATEAGPAETAQPAILTTQSSPTTAAPPVAVDTGVEVSTETPVLPEEEEEEEEEEEEEETPPAPTEKTDLLPASTPALGTELDSSQDEMASGDDATDSPLATESAGPPGAPNGVDEEVIVPQSRGNVNKEIPDDSDMTFVSEPEGAFSENQSLLERKEVLGGVIAGGVVGLAFAIMLVSLMVYRMKKKDEGSYSLDEHKHPNGGYQKARREEEFLA